In one Arenibacter antarcticus genomic region, the following are encoded:
- a CDS encoding sialidase family protein has product MHHKILTFSLLGLIFVLAVQCTDRNSTKSSPVVKTESTLIAINEKPQFLGDSTLGIRKIKDIVIYKDSLFFSTFPSVITRPDGEVLVSFRRAPDRKIFGESGSNHVDPNSYLVMVTSSDNGESWTKNPELIYSHPFGGSQDPCLLQLKDGTLLCASYGWAFVRPDGISNVKQPKLVISSGVTFLGGYLVRSSDGGKTWGDVIYPPHIEPEIFNDAFGAPLAAYNRGALYEANDGRILWIVAAHDTPTKTSNHLIASKDKGFTWDYISPVAKDSIVTFNEASIIETPKGDLVGFLRTANFDDQAVISRSTDGGKTFIWESMGFQGHPLNAFRLKDNRVLLTYGYRHKPYGIRARILNAECTDFATAPEIVLRDDGGTTDIGYTWPTQLEDGRVLVVYYFNQENGTRHIAGTILDIQPK; this is encoded by the coding sequence ATGCATCATAAAATATTAACATTCAGTTTATTAGGCTTAATATTTGTTCTTGCCGTGCAATGTACAGATAGGAATTCAACCAAATCAAGTCCAGTAGTAAAAACAGAAAGCACTTTAATTGCAATAAATGAAAAGCCTCAATTTTTGGGAGATAGTACTCTAGGTATTCGAAAAATTAAGGATATTGTCATCTATAAAGATTCTTTGTTTTTCTCGACATTTCCATCGGTAATAACACGACCGGACGGAGAAGTACTAGTGTCCTTTCGGCGAGCACCGGATCGTAAAATATTTGGAGAATCTGGATCCAACCATGTAGATCCTAATAGTTATTTGGTAATGGTTACCTCTAGTGACAATGGGGAATCATGGACGAAAAATCCCGAATTAATTTACTCCCATCCTTTTGGAGGGTCCCAAGATCCCTGTTTGTTACAATTGAAGGACGGAACGCTTCTTTGTGCAAGTTATGGATGGGCTTTTGTTAGACCAGATGGTATTTCAAATGTAAAGCAACCTAAATTAGTTATTAGTTCAGGAGTCACTTTTTTAGGAGGCTATTTGGTTCGTTCCTCTGATGGTGGAAAAACATGGGGCGATGTTATTTATCCACCACATATAGAACCAGAAATATTTAATGATGCATTTGGCGCTCCGTTGGCAGCATATAATAGAGGAGCATTATATGAGGCTAACGATGGTAGGATTTTATGGATAGTTGCTGCTCATGATACTCCCACTAAAACCTCAAATCATCTTATTGCCTCAAAAGATAAAGGATTTACCTGGGATTATATTTCTCCAGTAGCAAAAGACAGCATTGTAACATTTAATGAGGCATCTATAATTGAAACACCTAAAGGCGATCTTGTAGGTTTTTTAAGAACAGCTAATTTTGATGATCAAGCGGTCATCTCTCGTTCAACAGATGGTGGTAAAACATTTATATGGGAATCCATGGGTTTCCAAGGACATCCTTTAAATGCATTCCGACTAAAGGATAATAGAGTTTTGCTGACCTATGGATACCGCCATAAACCATATGGGATCCGTGCCCGAATTCTAAATGCGGAATGTACGGATTTTGCAACAGCTCCTGAGATTGTACTTCGAGATGATGGTGGTACTACAGATATAGGTTATACATGGCCAACCCAATTAGAAGATGGCCGTGTATTAGTAGTTTACTATTTTAATCAAGAAAATGGCACCCGCCATATTGCTGGCACTATTTTGGACATACAACCTAAATAG
- a CDS encoding NAD(P)(+) transhydrogenase (Re/Si-specific) subunit beta codes for MEILLNIIYLIATVTFIVGLKMLGHPETAKKGNLIAASGMGLAIIGTVFVHGQQVSPLIYILIGVAILIGSIIGWLIAIKVEMTKMPELVSLFNGFGGASAALIGLVEYGKNVNHATQSTTIISAIIIGAITFSGSLIAWGKLNGSLKSVVRIPYYNIINNIIIIGIVIFSAFMVTTGVDSQLLLYALLGSGLIYGILFVLPIGGADMPVVISLLNSLTGIAAAITGILYTNMVMLVGGILVGSAGIILTVAMCKAMNRTLGSVIFGAFGGAALTAGENKALGSIKSTNPSDAAIMMNYSKNVVIVPGYGLAVAQAQHVIHELEELLTKKGVNVKYAIHPVAGRMPGHMNVLLAESNVEYNMLVEMEDINPQFSNTDIVLVVGANDVVNPAAHNNPESPIYGMPILDVENAKHIIVNKRGMNAGYAGIENELFYNSKTSMLFGDAKAALTDLVAELKNM; via the coding sequence ATGGAGATTTTATTGAATATTATATATCTAATCGCTACCGTTACATTTATAGTTGGTCTAAAAATGTTGGGACACCCAGAAACGGCAAAAAAAGGAAACTTAATTGCCGCCTCCGGTATGGGATTGGCCATTATAGGAACCGTATTTGTTCATGGACAGCAGGTATCGCCTTTAATTTATATCCTTATTGGGGTGGCAATTCTCATCGGCTCCATAATTGGCTGGCTAATCGCAATAAAGGTAGAAATGACGAAAATGCCTGAACTGGTCTCTTTGTTCAATGGTTTTGGTGGTGCCAGTGCAGCACTGATCGGATTGGTGGAATACGGTAAAAATGTAAACCACGCTACTCAGTCTACAACTATAATTTCTGCAATTATAATTGGGGCCATTACTTTTTCCGGTAGTTTAATTGCCTGGGGCAAACTGAATGGTTCACTTAAAAGTGTGGTAAGGATACCCTACTACAACATCATAAACAACATTATAATTATTGGAATTGTCATATTTTCGGCATTTATGGTCACCACTGGCGTAGATAGTCAGCTATTGTTGTATGCCCTATTGGGCTCAGGCCTGATCTATGGAATTCTATTTGTGCTTCCCATTGGCGGCGCAGATATGCCAGTAGTAATCTCTTTATTGAACTCTTTGACGGGTATTGCCGCCGCCATAACAGGGATTTTATATACTAATATGGTGATGCTCGTAGGGGGTATATTAGTCGGTTCTGCTGGTATTATTCTTACGGTAGCCATGTGCAAGGCCATGAATAGGACCTTGGGTTCCGTTATTTTTGGCGCTTTTGGTGGAGCAGCTTTAACTGCAGGTGAGAATAAGGCCTTAGGGTCTATAAAGAGTACCAACCCCAGCGATGCAGCTATAATGATGAATTACTCGAAAAATGTGGTTATTGTTCCTGGATATGGGTTGGCAGTTGCTCAGGCACAACATGTAATTCATGAGCTGGAAGAGTTGCTGACAAAAAAGGGAGTAAATGTAAAATATGCCATCCATCCTGTTGCAGGGCGTATGCCGGGTCATATGAATGTGTTATTGGCCGAATCCAATGTGGAATACAATATGCTGGTTGAAATGGAAGATATTAATCCCCAGTTTAGCAATACCGATATAGTATTGGTTGTTGGAGCGAATGATGTTGTTAACCCAGCAGCACACAACAATCCAGAAAGTCCCATTTACGGTATGCCAATTTTAGATGTGGAAAATGCCAAACATATCATCGTAAACAAACGCGGTATGAACGCAGGTTATGCTGGGATAGAGAATGAATTATTCTATAATTCCAAAACCTCCATGCTTTTCGGCGACGCTAAGGCAGCGTTGACAGATTTGGTGGCCGAATTGAAAAACATGTAA
- a CDS encoding NAD(P) transhydrogenase subunit alpha, whose product MNELWEFIENNLQITYILILAIFVGIEVIKSIPAVLHTPLMSGANALSGVVIVGAILVMLHADPTDYVALSLGFVAVVLGVVNVVGGFAVTDRMLQMFKRKK is encoded by the coding sequence ATGAATGAGCTTTGGGAATTTATAGAGAACAATCTACAGATTACGTATATCCTTATCCTAGCGATATTTGTTGGGATAGAGGTAATAAAAAGCATTCCGGCAGTTTTGCATACACCATTGATGTCTGGCGCAAATGCCTTGAGCGGCGTTGTAATAGTGGGAGCTATTTTAGTGATGTTGCATGCAGACCCAACCGATTATGTAGCATTGTCATTGGGCTTCGTTGCAGTGGTCTTAGGAGTCGTAAATGTAGTAGGTGGGTTTGCGGTTACCGATAGAATGTTACAAATGTTTAAAAGAAAAAAATAA
- a CDS encoding Re/Si-specific NAD(P)(+) transhydrogenase subunit alpha, producing the protein MKIGILKETLDGERRVAITPNIAKQLIASGFEILVEEGAGEYSSFKDSDYTNVEVAVEKRGVVFHEADILLKINPFDEEDLKLVDKGQILISKLYHKSNPELIQAIANKGVTAFSMDAIPRISRAQDMDVLSSQNNLAGYKAVILGAFEMTKIFPLMMTSAGTIAPARVLIYGIGVAGLQAIATAKRLGAVVEATDIRSETKEQAESLGAKFISVDNEGEESEGGYAKEASTDYLKRQKEAVNKSLFQADLVITTANIPGRKAPILITEEQVLQMKNGAVIIDLAAAQGGNCEVSQINKTIVKNGVKVIGTSIDPRSVSTNASDLYAKNIYNYIKHLTEGTNFKWDLDEEITDETLIVQNGTIRKN; encoded by the coding sequence ATGAAAATAGGTATATTAAAAGAAACTTTGGATGGTGAAAGACGGGTTGCCATTACACCAAACATTGCTAAACAATTAATTGCCTCAGGATTTGAAATTCTTGTGGAGGAAGGTGCGGGTGAGTACTCTTCCTTTAAAGATTCGGATTATACCAATGTTGAGGTAGCTGTAGAAAAGAGAGGAGTCGTTTTCCATGAAGCCGATATACTACTAAAAATCAACCCATTTGACGAGGAAGATTTAAAGTTGGTAGATAAAGGGCAGATTTTAATCAGCAAATTGTACCATAAGTCGAACCCCGAACTTATCCAGGCCATTGCCAATAAAGGCGTCACGGCTTTTTCCATGGATGCCATTCCAAGGATTTCCAGGGCTCAGGATATGGATGTGTTGAGTTCGCAAAACAATCTTGCGGGTTATAAAGCCGTGATTTTGGGAGCCTTTGAAATGACCAAGATCTTCCCTTTAATGATGACATCAGCAGGAACCATAGCCCCCGCAAGAGTATTGATCTACGGTATTGGAGTTGCTGGTTTGCAAGCTATTGCAACTGCCAAGCGCCTAGGGGCTGTAGTAGAAGCCACGGACATAAGATCCGAAACCAAGGAGCAAGCAGAATCCCTTGGGGCAAAATTTATCTCGGTAGACAATGAGGGCGAGGAATCAGAAGGAGGTTATGCCAAGGAAGCCTCAACAGACTACCTGAAAAGACAAAAAGAAGCGGTAAACAAATCCTTGTTCCAAGCAGACTTAGTCATTACCACAGCTAATATTCCCGGTAGAAAAGCACCAATTTTAATTACAGAAGAACAGGTATTGCAAATGAAAAATGGTGCAGTAATCATAGATCTGGCAGCTGCTCAGGGAGGAAACTGTGAAGTTAGTCAGATAAATAAGACCATTGTCAAAAATGGAGTAAAGGTGATTGGCACCAGTATTGATCCACGAAGCGTTTCCACAAATGCCAGTGATTTATATGCGAAAAATATCTACAACTATATTAAACATTTAACCGAAGGGACCAATTTTAAATGGGATTTGGATGAAGAAATTACGGATGAGACCCTGATCGTTCAAAATGGAACTATTAGAAAAAATTAA
- a CDS encoding AraC family transcriptional regulator produces MLSDKVLYIKNLGNCPPAYLNDPARRDFYEIVWLRNEDALHVPQHDFQTLKGDWIYLIPPYRVHQLNKAGKNGVLISFKQDLLEGDLKEFLLDVFRMFNVQGEFSCMQVNEETSKGLEDVYQLLEEEYNKETINLIMLKALLKVFLLKLIQLKEQHFTLQDINEKRVYEFMLLLEDNYQEKRNADFYAELLGISAKRLNQILKDKLDKTAVQIIHDRLIQEAKRQIIHSENTIKEIAYNLGFNDHSYFSRFFKTHSDQTPQEFQNNVKKHVISHDNTLYS; encoded by the coding sequence ATGCTTAGTGATAAGGTTTTATATATTAAAAATTTAGGCAATTGTCCACCTGCTTATTTAAATGATCCTGCTAGAAGGGATTTTTATGAAATTGTTTGGTTACGGAACGAGGATGCTCTTCATGTGCCTCAACACGATTTTCAAACCTTAAAAGGAGATTGGATATACTTGATACCTCCCTATCGGGTTCATCAATTAAACAAAGCAGGTAAAAACGGAGTTCTTATTTCCTTTAAACAAGATTTATTGGAAGGAGACTTAAAGGAATTTTTATTAGATGTCTTTAGAATGTTTAATGTCCAAGGAGAGTTCTCATGTATGCAAGTAAATGAAGAGACCTCCAAAGGACTGGAAGATGTATATCAGTTATTGGAAGAGGAATACAATAAGGAGACCATCAATTTAATTATGCTAAAAGCGCTCTTAAAAGTATTTTTATTGAAATTGATACAGTTAAAGGAACAACATTTCACTTTACAGGATATCAATGAAAAGCGAGTATATGAGTTTATGCTGTTACTTGAGGACAATTATCAGGAAAAACGAAATGCTGACTTTTATGCAGAACTACTAGGTATTAGTGCCAAGCGCTTAAACCAAATACTGAAGGATAAATTAGATAAAACAGCTGTTCAAATAATTCATGATCGATTAATACAAGAAGCTAAAAGACAAATTATACATAGCGAAAACACTATTAAAGAAATAGCTTATAACTTAGGGTTTAATGACCACTCTTATTTTAGTCGGTTTTTTAAAACCCATTCCGATCAAACCCCACAAGAATTTCAAAACAACGTGAAAAAGCATGTAATTTCACATGACAACACCTTATATAGTTAA
- the hxlB gene encoding 6-phospho-3-hexuloisomerase — protein sequence MENTFTIEATEGTRLVATAMQTIMNEHHKLMASIKSNEIAALIPAINKANTIFLMGAGRTGLMMKASAMRLMHLGYKVYVVGETTTPAIIEGDLLIAGSGSGTTGGIVRAAESAKKIGASVICFTTSMASPLATLADYTVTIPAAQKEARDEDVSKQYAGSLFEQSLLLSFDALIQALWELDGSTASELWKRHANME from the coding sequence ATGGAAAACACATTTACAATTGAAGCAACAGAGGGGACGCGATTAGTAGCAACAGCAATGCAAACCATTATGAATGAGCATCATAAGTTGATGGCTAGTATTAAATCCAATGAAATTGCTGCTTTGATACCAGCAATAAACAAGGCCAATACTATTTTTTTAATGGGTGCAGGACGTACCGGTCTCATGATGAAAGCTTCGGCCATGCGTTTAATGCATTTAGGGTATAAGGTTTATGTGGTAGGTGAAACTACAACTCCAGCTATCATCGAGGGTGATTTGTTAATAGCAGGATCAGGATCTGGTACAACCGGTGGAATTGTAAGGGCTGCAGAATCGGCTAAGAAAATCGGAGCAAGCGTCATTTGTTTTACAACAAGTATGGCTTCACCATTGGCAACCTTGGCAGATTATACGGTTACCATACCTGCAGCACAAAAAGAGGCACGAGACGAAGATGTTTCTAAGCAATATGCTGGGAGTCTTTTTGAGCAATCGCTTTTATTGAGCTTTGATGCTCTGATACAAGCCCTTTGGGAATTGGATGGCAGTACAGCTTCAGAATTATGGAAGCGACATGCCAATATGGAATAA
- the hxlA gene encoding 3-hexulose-6-phosphate synthase, which yields MVKLQVAIDFLKIEDAIALATKVAPYIDIIELGTPLIKSEGLAGIRKMKDAFPDKLVLADFKTADAGELEANMAFGAGADYVTILGTSGDSTIIGAVKAAKEHGKGVVVDTIGVKDKVKRAQEAIALGAEFVELHSGLDEQAEEGYSIQVLIDDAARAGVPVSIAGGVNSGSITAVKQSGAIVAVAGAAIYGAADPAKAAKELKDLLNA from the coding sequence ATGGTAAAATTACAAGTAGCAATCGATTTTTTAAAAATAGAGGATGCAATTGCATTGGCAACAAAAGTGGCTCCTTATATAGACATTATTGAATTGGGGACCCCACTTATTAAAAGTGAAGGTTTAGCTGGAATTAGAAAGATGAAAGATGCCTTCCCAGATAAATTGGTTCTAGCCGATTTTAAAACTGCTGATGCAGGGGAATTAGAGGCTAATATGGCTTTTGGAGCAGGTGCTGATTATGTTACCATTTTGGGAACTTCAGGTGATTCAACCATTATTGGAGCGGTAAAAGCTGCAAAAGAACATGGTAAAGGTGTTGTTGTAGATACAATTGGTGTAAAAGACAAAGTAAAACGTGCCCAAGAAGCAATCGCATTAGGTGCCGAGTTTGTTGAATTACATTCAGGTTTGGATGAACAAGCAGAAGAAGGATATTCAATACAAGTATTGATTGATGATGCTGCAAGAGCTGGTGTACCAGTATCTATTGCTGGTGGAGTTAATAGTGGTAGTATTACTGCAGTAAAGCAATCTGGTGCCATAGTAGCAGTTGCAGGAGCAGCTATATACGGAGCGGCAGATCCTGCTAAAGCGGCTAAAGAGTTAAAGGACCTATTGAATGCCTAA
- a CDS encoding universal stress protein, producing MKNILIPTDFSENSWNALNYTIELFKHETVNFYLLHIGDINQTDVVGNSFELTNNKIKIATIKLKLNGLMNRIDNLPKRQKHHFFAMQEYGNFISNIRKIVAKKKIDLIAVGTKGASGLKTSIVGSNTGEIITKIVCNILAVPEKASICVPKHLVFPTDYNIFFSHPILESITGVLQLSKSKLQVLNVVRNNVNLTPDQEYNKNYFKEYLEETFENAYSFHNTADSNIKTGIQKFVTANKADMVVMVAKNLNFLQNLLFHSTIKQVSLHTTVPLLILHEK from the coding sequence ATGAAAAATATTCTAATACCTACAGACTTCTCGGAAAACTCATGGAACGCCTTAAACTATACTATAGAGTTGTTTAAACACGAGACAGTCAATTTCTATTTGCTACATATAGGAGATATTAATCAAACCGATGTAGTTGGAAATTCTTTTGAATTAACCAATAACAAAATTAAAATCGCTACTATTAAGTTAAAACTTAATGGGCTAATGAATCGTATTGATAATTTGCCTAAACGCCAAAAACATCACTTTTTTGCCATGCAAGAGTATGGGAATTTCATTTCCAATATCAGAAAAATAGTAGCAAAAAAAAAAATAGACCTTATTGCCGTTGGTACAAAAGGAGCTTCTGGTCTAAAAACTTCCATTGTAGGCAGTAATACAGGGGAAATCATTACTAAAATAGTATGCAATATATTGGCGGTTCCAGAGAAAGCAAGCATTTGCGTTCCTAAGCACCTAGTATTCCCCACGGATTACAATATTTTCTTCTCCCATCCCATTTTAGAATCCATTACAGGGGTTCTCCAGCTATCCAAATCCAAATTACAAGTACTAAATGTTGTTAGAAACAACGTTAATCTCACCCCTGACCAAGAGTATAATAAGAATTATTTTAAGGAATATTTGGAGGAAACCTTTGAAAATGCATATAGTTTCCATAACACAGCGGACAGCAATATTAAAACTGGCATACAGAAATTTGTCACCGCCAACAAAGCGGATATGGTGGTCATGGTCGCTAAAAATCTAAATTTCCTTCAAAACCTCCTCTTTCATTCTACCATAAAGCAAGTAAGCCTACACACTACCGTTCCCCTATTGATCCTACATGAGAAATAG
- a CDS encoding response regulator yields the protein MKRILLIEDDNALRENTEELLTLADYSVITACNGRIGIAKAKEQLPDIVVCDIMMPEIDGYGVLQELSSDENTKQIPFIFLSAKTEIKEIRKGMAMGADDYLTKPFEEEDLISAIESRLAKVSLLQRSSEVGVLAKDENKPEIQTLPQLRAYFLENGISGTSLPGEIIYEEGDRSNFIYLIVDGVVKCHSMDQDGKELITSLYRSDDFLGITSFSENVSYLESATAMETVKMISISKKDLKAILENNMDMSLQFVELLTGNITEIKAQLLQMAYSSVRKKTAQTLLQFAEIMDKNTGDPIKISRNDLASVAGIATESLIRTLSGFKKEGLIAIEGRNIRIKELKALQFIN from the coding sequence ATGAAAAGAATCTTACTAATTGAAGACGACAATGCGCTTCGTGAAAATACCGAAGAATTATTAACACTAGCTGACTATTCCGTCATTACGGCATGTAACGGAAGAATAGGAATCGCAAAGGCCAAGGAGCAACTTCCGGATATTGTTGTTTGTGATATAATGATGCCAGAAATTGACGGGTACGGGGTGTTACAAGAACTATCTTCCGATGAAAATACCAAACAAATTCCTTTTATCTTTCTATCGGCAAAAACCGAAATCAAAGAAATACGCAAAGGGATGGCCATGGGTGCTGATGACTATTTAACAAAACCCTTTGAGGAAGAAGACCTAATTAGCGCCATAGAGAGCAGATTGGCCAAGGTATCACTATTGCAGCGTTCTTCTGAAGTTGGGGTCCTGGCTAAAGATGAGAATAAACCTGAGATACAAACCTTGCCCCAACTTAGAGCCTATTTTCTGGAAAATGGAATATCTGGAACCTCTCTTCCCGGCGAAATTATATATGAAGAGGGAGATAGATCTAATTTTATTTACCTTATCGTAGACGGTGTTGTAAAGTGCCATAGCATGGATCAAGATGGCAAGGAACTAATTACCTCACTATATAGGTCTGATGACTTTTTAGGCATTACTTCGTTTTCAGAGAACGTTTCCTACTTGGAATCGGCAACTGCTATGGAAACAGTAAAAATGATAAGCATATCTAAAAAAGATCTTAAAGCCATCTTGGAAAACAATATGGATATGTCCTTGCAATTTGTAGAACTATTGACTGGAAACATTACCGAAATAAAGGCACAACTGCTACAAATGGCTTATAGTTCCGTGCGAAAAAAAACGGCTCAAACCCTGCTTCAGTTTGCAGAAATAATGGATAAAAATACTGGTGATCCCATTAAAATATCCAGGAACGACCTAGCAAGTGTGGCGGGTATCGCAACTGAAAGCCTAATACGAACACTTTCTGGTTTTAAAAAAGAAGGTCTCATTGCTATTGAAGGACGTAATATTCGAATCAAGGAATTAAAAGCATTACAATTCATTAATTAA